The window ATGGGCTGTTCTGCTTGAGCACTACGGAAGTAGCGCCGGATGCACGGGCTTTTTCCAGGGTCACATAAGCTCCCTTTAGATACATCCCGGTAACATCATTTCCCGATCTATCGATCACCCGGGCCTTCCCGTTCAGCACATCTTCGCCGGTTCCGCCGACGATTTCAGCCGGTTCTCTGGGGGTAGAGAAGCCCCCAAGCAGCTCAGGGCAGACCGCAATTGCCTTGCCGCTGTCCAGCAGACTCATCAGACTCTCTTCCAGACAATCTGTACCATTATATCTGACTTTCATCCCGGCCAGACAGGAGCTTACCAATATCATAGGATCACTCTCTTTCTTTACTTCACTATTTAATGCAGCATGATTTATAATAGCTGTAACTGTTCAAGTTCTATTAATAATAAACACTCAGAGCATCGCACGGTGGCCCTGAAAGCTGTAAACTTTGCCGCCCGGTAGCAGATTAAAACGGAGGTGCAGCCAGGATGTGCGGCAGATACACGATTACAGTAACGATGGAAGAATTGATGCTGCGGTATTTTACCGATGACTCCAGTATTGTCCATTACGCGCCTAAATTCAATGCGGCTCCGATGCAGCATATTCCGGCGGTCATTAATAACGGCACCTCTAACAAGCTGGGGGTCCTACGCTGGGGGCTGGTACCTTCCTGGGCCAAGGATGATAAACTCGGAAGCAAAATGATTAATGCCCGTGCAGAATCGCTGCTGGAGAAAGTCTCCTTTAAAGGGCTGATCCGCTCACGCCGCTGCCTCATACCTGCCGACGGGTTTTATGAGTGGAAACAGCAGGCTGGCGGTAAACAACCGATGCGGATTGTACTGCAGGACCGGAGTATTTTTTCGATGGCCGGCTTATATGATATTTGGACAGATGCCAGCGGCAACAAGCTCAGCACCTGCACGATTATTACCACGGAGGCAAACAGCCTGATGGCGGA of the Paenibacillus pedocola genome contains:
- a CDS encoding DUF523 domain-containing protein, translated to MILVSSCLAGMKVRYNGTDCLEESLMSLLDSGKAIAVCPELLGGFSTPREPAEIVGGTGEDVLNGKARVIDRSGNDVTGMYLKGAYVTLEKARASGATSVVLKQNSPSCGSTMIYNGEFAGRKIHGEGVTAALLRINGIEVISEDELAARLEEFRFH
- a CDS encoding SOS response-associated peptidase; this translates as MCGRYTITVTMEELMLRYFTDDSSIVHYAPKFNAAPMQHIPAVINNGTSNKLGVLRWGLVPSWAKDDKLGSKMINARAESLLEKVSFKGLIRSRRCLIPADGFYEWKQQAGGKQPMRIVLQDRSIFSMAGLYDIWTDASGNKLSTCTIITTEANSLMADIHDRMPVILSPEAESQWLDRSNQDIPSLMGLLRPYNAAQMHAYPVSSEVGNVRNNYKELIKEA